In Phalacrocorax aristotelis chromosome 25, bGulAri2.1, whole genome shotgun sequence, the following proteins share a genomic window:
- the EFNA4 gene encoding ephrin-A4 produces the protein MRPAPLLGLLLWAPLLWAPPPPVRGLRHGVHWNGSNPRFLRDDYTIQVAINDYLDIYCPHYEGAAVPAGRAETFTLFMVDREGYRGCYETPGAFKRWECNRPQAPFGPVRFSEKIQRFTPFSLGFEFQPGETYYYISVPSPESAGRCLKLRVSVCCRSTTPEPVTEVPNSQPRGRSGPEDVVPAQGIAAPLQPRSQCLALMLVALLWI, from the exons ATGCGCCCCGCGCCGCTGCTCGGGCTCCTGCTCTGGGCGCCGCTGCTCtgggcgccgccgccgccggtgcGCGGCCTCCGCCACGGCGTCCACTGGAACGGCAGCAACCCCAG GTTCCTGCGGGACGACTACACCATCCAGGTGGCCATCAATGACTACCTGGACATCTACTGCCCGCACTACGAGGGGGCGGCCGTGCCCGCCGGCCGGGCAGAGACCTTCACGCTCTTCATGGTGGACCGGGAGGGCTACCGCGGCTGCTACGAGACCCCCGGTGCCTTCAAGCGCTGGGAGTGCAACCGGCCCCAGGCACCCTTCGGGCCCGTCCGCTTCTCGGAGAAGATCCAGCGCTTCACTCCCTTCTCGCTTGGCTTCGAGTTCCAGCCAGGGGAGACCTATTACTACATCT CCGTCCCTAGCCCTGAGAGCGCCGGGCGCTGCTTGAAGCTGCGTGTCTCCGTCTGCTGCAGAAGCACCA CGCCGGAGCCCGTGACGGAGGTTCCCAATTCGCAGCCTCGTGGGCGCAGCGGGCCAGAAG ATGTGGTGCCTGCCCAGGGCATCGCAGCCCCgctgcagccccgctcccaGTGCCTGGCGCTTATGCTCGTCGCCCTGCTCTGGATCTGA